The genomic window GCAATGTACGCAGTATTTGTTAGCGGTGGTAAGCAGCACCGTGTCATTGAGGGTGAAACCCTCAAGCTAGAAAAAATTGAAAAATCAGTAGGTGACGTGATCGAGTTTGATCAGGTTCTACTTGTTGGTGAAGGCGAAGGCGTTAAAATTGGCGCACCTGTTGTTGCAGGCGCTAAGATTACAGCTGAAGTTATTACTCAGGGTCGTCACAAGAAAGTGAAGATCATGAAATTCAAGCGTCGTAAGCACCACATGAAGCAGATGGGTCACCGTCAGTGGTTCACCGAAGTTAAAATTACCGGTATTAACGGCTAAGCAGGAGATAGAAAATGGCTCATAAGAAAGCTGGTGGTAGTACTAGTAACGGTCGCGATTCGGTAAGCAAACGCTTAGGCGTTAAGCGTTTCGGCGGCCAACAAGTTATTGCAGGTAACATCCTTATTCGTCAACGTGGTACTAAGTTCCACGCTGGTGAAAACGTAGGTATCGGCAAAGACCACACATTGTTTGCTAAGGCAGATGGCGTTGTTAAGTTTGAAGTTAAAGGTCCTAAGAATCGTAAGTTCGTAACTATTGTTGCCGCTTAAGATCTGATCTCTTCAGATATCAAAAAGCCTCGTCGTTAGACGGGGCTTTTTTGTTTTATACTATTGATAGATATATAAACCCTTAGCGGAGAATAGGCGATGAAATTTGTCGACGAGGCGAGCATATTGGTACAGGCGGGGCGCGGTGGTTACGGCGCGCTAAGCTTTCGCCGAGAGAAATACATCGCCCAGGGCGGCCCTGATGGTGG from Sinobacterium norvegicum includes these protein-coding regions:
- the rplU gene encoding 50S ribosomal protein L21, whose translation is MYAVFVSGGKQHRVIEGETLKLEKIEKSVGDVIEFDQVLLVGEGEGVKIGAPVVAGAKITAEVITQGRHKKVKIMKFKRRKHHMKQMGHRQWFTEVKITGING
- the rpmA gene encoding 50S ribosomal protein L27, translated to MAHKKAGGSTSNGRDSVSKRLGVKRFGGQQVIAGNILIRQRGTKFHAGENVGIGKDHTLFAKADGVVKFEVKGPKNRKFVTIVAA